A genome region from Engraulis encrasicolus isolate BLACKSEA-1 chromosome 6, IST_EnEncr_1.0, whole genome shotgun sequence includes the following:
- the marchf2 gene encoding E3 ubiquitin-protein ligase MARCHF2, with translation MTTGECCHLPGSLCECTGNAALSKTVEESDNNRRAQYVTQVTAKDGRLLSTVIKALGTQSSFSFSDGPICRICHEGGNSEGLLSPCDCTGTLGAVHKSCLEKWLSSSNTSYCELCHTEFTIERRPRPLTEWLRDPGPRNEKRTLFCDMVCFLFITPLAAISGWLCLRGAQDHLHFNSRLEAVGLIALTIALFTIYVLWTLVSFRYHCQLYSEWRRTNQKVRLLIPDAKGGHSTQHPLLSTKLLKKASDETIV, from the exons ATGACCACGGGGGAGTGTTGCCACCTCCCGGGTTCACTCTGCGAGTGCACCGGCAACGCCGCCCTGTCCAAAACCGTGGAGGAGTCCGACAACAACCGCCGGGCCCAgtacgtcacccaggtcacggcCAAAGATGGCCGCCTCCTGTCCACGGTCATCAAGGCTCTTGGCACACAGAG CTCGTTCTCGTTCAGCGACGGCCCCATCTGCCGGATATGCCACGAGGGTGGTAACAGCGAGGGCCTGTTGTCCCCTTGCGATTGCACGGGCACGCTGGGCGCGGTGCACAAGAGCTGCCTGGAGAAGTGGCTCTCCTCCTCCAACACCAGCTACTGCGAGCTCTGCCACACCGAGTTCACCATTGAACGACGGCCGCGACCCCTCACAGAG TGGTTGCGGGATCCGGGCCCCCGTAACGAGAAGCGCACACTGTTCTGCGACATGGTGTGCTTCCTGTTCATCACGCCGCTGGCCGCCATCTCCGGCTGGCTGTGTCTGCGCGGCGCCCAGGACCACCTGCACTTCAACAGCCGGCTGGAGGCCGTGGGCCTCATCGCACTCACCATCGCCCTCTTCACCATCTACGTCCTCTGGACCCTG GTGTCATTCCGCTACCACTGTCAGCTGTACTCCGAATGGAGACGCACCAATCAGAAGGTGCGGCTGCTCATTCCAGACGCCAAGGGGGGCCACTCTACCCAGCATCCTCTGCTCTCCACCAAGTTGCTGAAGAAGGCGTCGGACGAGACGATCGTATGA